From Nitrospinota bacterium, one genomic window encodes:
- a CDS encoding BrnT family toxin: MKIERLVWIEEIVEKLRWKHRVNPDEVRETFDNHPGFRFIENGHREGEHVYSAMGETFKGRRLIIFFIYKKEGGALIVTARDMTDSERKRYEKK, encoded by the coding sequence TTGAAGATAGAGCGGCTGGTTTGGATTGAGGAAATCGTTGAAAAACTGCGTTGGAAGCATCGGGTTAATCCCGATGAAGTGCGGGAAACGTTTGATAACCATCCTGGATTCAGATTTATCGAGAATGGGCATCGTGAAGGTGAACATGTATATTCAGCGATGGGGGAAACCTTTAAGGGCAGGAGGCTCATAATTTTTTTCATTTACAAAAAAGAGGGCGGCGCATTGATTGTCACCGCAAGGGACATGACAGACTCCGAGAGAAAAAGGTATGAAAAAAAGTAA
- a CDS encoding triose-phosphate isomerase codes for MVAGNWKMNNTIEQSIKLAEAVKKETRDIHKVDIVVAPVFTAIKPVFDIVGDSSIQVAGQDVFWEESGAFTGEVSAQMLKDAGCKLVIIGHSERRQFFGETGATVNKKIIASLKAGLRPIVCVGETLAQREAGEAFSVLDRQIEEAFAGIALHDFEKVIIAYEPVWAIGTGKTASPSQADEAHAQIRGKIETLYGANAAQTARILYGGSVKASNAEELFGMANIDGGLIGGASLKTSEFTPIIKAAVNASA; via the coding sequence ATGGTGGCGGGAAACTGGAAAATGAACAACACCATAGAGCAGTCCATAAAGCTGGCCGAGGCGGTGAAAAAGGAGACCCGGGACATCCACAAGGTGGACATCGTGGTGGCACCCGTTTTCACGGCGATAAAGCCGGTGTTTGATATTGTGGGGGACTCGTCCATCCAGGTGGCGGGGCAGGATGTGTTCTGGGAAGAGAGCGGGGCGTTCACGGGCGAGGTGTCGGCCCAGATGCTAAAGGACGCCGGATGCAAGCTTGTGATAATCGGCCATTCTGAGCGCAGGCAGTTTTTCGGGGAGACCGGCGCGACGGTGAACAAAAAAATCATCGCATCACTCAAAGCCGGCCTTAGGCCCATTGTGTGCGTGGGCGAAACGCTTGCGCAAAGGGAGGCGGGGGAAGCTTTTTCCGTGCTCGACCGGCAGATCGAGGAAGCGTTCGCCGGGATAGCCCTTCACGATTTTGAAAAGGTGATAATCGCGTACGAGCCTGTGTGGGCCATCGGCACCGGCAAGACGGCGAGTCCCTCCCAGGCGGACGAGGCGCACGCGCAAATAAGAGGCAAAATTGAGACGTTGTACGGCGCGAACGCCGCGCAGACGGCAAGGATCCTTTACGGCGGATCCGTCAAGGCGTCCAACGCCGAAGAGCTTTTCGGCATGGCGAACATAGACGGCGGCCTGATAGGAGGAGCCAGCCTGAAGACCTCCGAATTCACCCCGATTATCAAGGCTGCGGTGAACGCTTCGGCTTGA
- a CDS encoding FIST C-terminal domain-containing protein, protein MADNGRISVKKGFSLNKDSASGALAELKGMIGQPGMSLALIFCSTNYDLKELGRAIKSEFDCPVIGCTTAGEISPAGYPEWSLSGVSIASTELSVKTFLIPDVNNFGVQAAAGISRDIKASFPEKSGAEAASSFGLLLIDGLSVKEEPVVAYLSGAMGSMPIIGGSAGDNLKFKETCVYYDGEFISGAAVFSAFSTTLPVTAFKTQHFTPDNGSKMVITGAIPEKRIVTEINGRPAAQEYARFVGLTIDKLEPMIFSRNPVMLKIGGEFYVRSIQKVNDDGSLTFYCAIDEGLVLTLAKGVDIIENLEETFENVKKQIGSPKVVIGCECILRRLEILEKGLAGQAARIMTENNVIGFHTYGEQFNAVHVNQTLTGIAIGA, encoded by the coding sequence ATGGCAGACAATGGAAGGATATCCGTAAAAAAGGGATTCAGCCTGAACAAGGATTCCGCTTCCGGCGCGCTGGCCGAGCTTAAGGGGATGATTGGCCAGCCCGGAATGTCTCTGGCGCTGATATTCTGCTCTACCAACTACGATCTCAAGGAGCTTGGGCGCGCGATAAAATCCGAATTTGACTGTCCGGTGATTGGATGCACGACAGCCGGAGAGATATCCCCGGCAGGATACCCGGAATGGTCCCTTTCCGGGGTGAGCATAGCCAGCACGGAGCTTTCGGTGAAAACGTTCCTGATACCCGACGTGAACAATTTCGGGGTGCAGGCAGCCGCCGGAATTTCCAGGGACATCAAGGCGTCGTTCCCGGAAAAAAGCGGGGCCGAGGCCGCATCTTCCTTCGGATTGCTGCTCATAGACGGCCTTTCCGTCAAAGAGGAGCCTGTGGTGGCCTATCTTTCCGGCGCAATGGGCTCCATGCCCATAATAGGCGGTTCGGCGGGGGACAACCTCAAGTTCAAGGAAACCTGCGTGTACTATGACGGGGAGTTCATATCCGGGGCCGCGGTTTTTTCGGCGTTTTCCACCACGCTCCCTGTCACCGCCTTCAAGACGCAGCATTTCACTCCCGACAACGGGAGCAAGATGGTCATCACCGGGGCGATCCCTGAAAAGCGGATCGTCACGGAAATAAACGGCCGCCCGGCGGCGCAGGAATACGCAAGGTTCGTGGGGCTCACCATAGACAAGCTCGAACCGATGATCTTCTCCAGAAATCCCGTGATGCTCAAGATAGGAGGGGAGTTCTACGTGCGTTCCATACAGAAAGTGAACGATGACGGGTCCCTGACGTTTTACTGCGCAATAGACGAAGGGCTGGTTCTCACCCTCGCCAAGGGTGTGGACATAATAGAGAACCTGGAGGAGACGTTTGAAAATGTGAAAAAACAGATAGGCTCCCCCAAGGTGGTGATTGGCTGCGAATGTATTTTGCGCAGGCTTGAGATCCTCGAAAAGGGGCTTGCCGGACAGGCCGCCCGGATCATGACGGAGAACAACGTCATAGGGTTCCACACGTACGGGGAGCAGTTCAACGCCGTCCACGTCAACCAGACTCTGACCGGGATAGCAATTGGAGCGTGA
- a CDS encoding response regulator, translated as MDTESATPELDRLNDELTAQRKINRSLMSRVERSVDSIGSSFSLFETNILLQGRIQERTAELEKRNSELLAAKEQAESAARLKSEFLANMSHEIRTPLNGVIGMTSMLLDTRLSHEQRDYAETIRSSAESLLSIINDILDFSKIEAGKLSIEPIPFDLRQGIEDVIDTLCLKAHEKRLEVILRYDPKAPRRVEGDPGRVRQIIMNLISNAIKFTEKGYILIDVQHEAGGTGPGAFAVSVKDTGVGIPEQMQKKIFDKFTQVDASTTRKFGGTGLGLAITNQLVEMMGGSISVTSKIGEGATFLVRLPLPEASGSAPESVSFESLAGMRVFVVDDNDVNLKILREQLTHWGIVCDCVSSGSDALIQLLAASKAGALHEVAVVDHLMPGMDGETLGRAMRAIPELSGIRLVMLTSGGGAGDAKKFEAIGFDAYLLKPIRQSQLFDTLVTLRNTKPRGEGSGILTSNRLPHEARRGAGREIPAGAHKGIALVVEDNITNQAVARGILARMGLIVDVAGDGQEALDLLEKVDYDIVFMDCHMPVMDGYEASRSIRSGEDGKKRIPIVAMTANAMMGDREKCIAAGMDDYVSKPVSVDAINTVLKRWLREGGQADGYAAEGETPPRVVFNYSGMRGRLNFDVSLVRTLMDKFLSNTPAVLDKLETAVKKKNMQDAALHAHSVKGSAANVGAERLAHAAMLCEDSAEENDCERSVENLASVKLEYAHFIEEMNGFQWPTV; from the coding sequence GTGGACACTGAAAGCGCAACCCCCGAACTGGACCGCCTTAACGATGAGCTGACGGCCCAGCGGAAAATCAACCGTTCGCTGATGAGCCGCGTGGAGCGCAGCGTGGACTCCATAGGCAGCTCATTTTCGTTGTTTGAAACGAACATCCTTCTCCAGGGGAGGATACAGGAACGCACCGCCGAACTGGAAAAACGGAACAGCGAACTTTTGGCCGCCAAGGAGCAGGCCGAAAGCGCGGCCAGGCTTAAAAGCGAGTTTCTGGCGAATATGAGCCATGAGATCCGCACCCCGCTCAATGGCGTCATCGGGATGACAAGTATGTTGCTGGACACCAGGCTTAGCCACGAGCAGCGCGACTACGCCGAAACCATCCGCAGTTCGGCCGAGTCGCTGCTTTCGATCATAAACGACATCCTCGATTTCTCCAAGATAGAGGCGGGAAAGCTTTCCATAGAGCCGATCCCGTTCGACCTGCGGCAGGGGATCGAGGACGTGATCGACACACTGTGCCTCAAGGCGCATGAAAAACGGCTGGAGGTCATCCTCCGGTACGATCCGAAGGCGCCCCGCCGCGTTGAAGGGGATCCGGGCAGGGTCCGCCAGATAATCATGAACCTGATTTCCAACGCTATCAAGTTCACCGAAAAAGGTTACATACTCATCGACGTCCAGCATGAAGCGGGCGGAACAGGCCCAGGCGCATTCGCCGTCTCGGTCAAGGACACCGGCGTGGGCATCCCCGAACAGATGCAAAAAAAGATTTTCGACAAGTTCACCCAGGTGGACGCCTCCACGACCCGCAAATTCGGCGGCACGGGGCTTGGCCTGGCTATCACAAACCAGCTTGTGGAGATGATGGGCGGCTCGATTAGCGTCACAAGCAAGATAGGCGAGGGGGCCACTTTCCTTGTCCGCCTTCCGTTGCCGGAGGCCTCCGGATCGGCCCCGGAATCGGTCTCATTTGAAAGCCTGGCGGGGATGCGCGTTTTTGTGGTGGACGACAACGACGTGAACCTGAAAATACTCCGGGAGCAGCTTACCCACTGGGGGATAGTGTGCGATTGCGTTTCCAGCGGCTCGGACGCGCTCATCCAACTGTTGGCCGCCTCCAAGGCAGGGGCGCTGCACGAAGTTGCCGTTGTGGACCACCTTATGCCGGGGATGGACGGGGAAACGCTCGGCAGGGCCATGCGGGCCATCCCGGAGCTGAGCGGAATCAGGCTTGTGATGCTCACATCCGGCGGCGGCGCGGGAGACGCCAAGAAATTCGAGGCGATAGGCTTTGACGCCTATCTTTTAAAGCCCATACGCCAGTCCCAATTGTTCGACACGCTGGTGACGCTGCGGAACACAAAACCGCGTGGGGAGGGCTCAGGGATATTGACCAGCAACAGGCTCCCGCACGAAGCCCGCAGGGGCGCGGGGCGCGAGATACCCGCCGGGGCGCACAAAGGCATCGCGCTTGTGGTGGAGGACAACATAACCAACCAGGCCGTGGCCAGGGGGATACTGGCGCGGATGGGGCTTATAGTGGACGTGGCCGGCGACGGGCAGGAAGCGCTCGACCTGCTGGAAAAGGTGGACTATGACATAGTGTTCATGGACTGCCATATGCCGGTGATGGACGGATATGAGGCGTCCAGGTCCATTAGAAGCGGGGAGGATGGGAAAAAGCGCATCCCAATCGTCGCAATGACCGCAAACGCCATGATGGGCGACAGGGAAAAATGCATAGCGGCCGGGATGGACGATTATGTGAGCAAGCCTGTCAGCGTTGACGCCATAAACACCGTCCTTAAACGTTGGCTTCGTGAGGGAGGCCAGGCCGATGGCTACGCCGCTGAGGGAGAGACGCCCCCCAGGGTGGTGTTCAATTACAGCGGCATGCGCGGCAGGTTGAACTTCGACGTTTCGCTTGTAAGGACCCTGATGGACAAATTCCTCTCGAACACCCCCGCTGTCCTGGACAAGCTCGAGACAGCGGTTAAAAAAAAGAATATGCAGGACGCGGCCCTTCACGCGCACAGCGTGAAAGGCTCCGCCGCCAACGTCGGGGCGGAACGGCTGGCCCACGCGGCGATGCTGTGCGAAGATAGCGCGGAGGAGAACGACTGCGAAAGGTCCGTGGAGAACCTTGCTTCGGTAAAATTGGAGTACGCCCATTTCATCGAGGAAATGAACGGTTTTCAGTGGCCCACAGTGTAA